One stretch of Lysobacter sp. KIS68-7 DNA includes these proteins:
- a CDS encoding FAD-dependent oxidoreductase, with protein MSRRKPLDVLVVGGGVVGCAAALALAKEGLEVALLEAQVPPPWNAEKRDLRVYAFAPDNAALLDRIGAWPSIRDARAQPYRHMRVWDAAGGDELRFDADTLARRELGWIVEHGLLVDRLWHALPRAGVRVHAPVRAEAIEHTDDGVRVRLSDGVSLDARLVLAADGAESAVRALAGIEVDRTDYEQKGVVAYIASERPHEDTTWQRFLPTGPLAFLPCTAGASGEHLNSIVWTLPNAEADRVLALPAAEFEGELTRAFESRLGALTLQSNRVAFPLRRQLAREYAKGRVLLLGDAAHVVHPLAGQGVNLGLRDVAALVASVTQAQARRADFASAQRIARWARTQRSENATNAHAFSAINALFSNDAVAPTLLRGPLLGLAGKLPPLAHALWRHAAGR; from the coding sequence ATGAGCCGCCGCAAGCCGCTGGACGTGCTGGTCGTCGGAGGCGGCGTCGTCGGTTGCGCCGCGGCGCTTGCGTTGGCGAAGGAAGGGTTGGAGGTCGCGCTGCTCGAAGCGCAGGTGCCGCCGCCGTGGAATGCGGAAAAACGTGACCTGCGCGTGTATGCCTTCGCGCCCGACAACGCGGCGCTGCTGGATCGCATCGGTGCGTGGCCTTCGATCCGCGATGCGCGCGCGCAACCCTATCGCCACATGCGCGTGTGGGACGCCGCCGGCGGCGACGAACTGCGTTTCGACGCCGACACGCTCGCGCGCCGCGAACTCGGTTGGATCGTCGAACACGGCTTGCTCGTCGATCGCCTCTGGCATGCGCTGCCGCGCGCCGGCGTGCGCGTGCATGCACCGGTGCGTGCCGAAGCGATCGAGCACACCGACGATGGCGTCCGCGTGCGCTTGTCGGACGGCGTGTCGCTCGACGCGCGCCTGGTGCTCGCGGCCGATGGCGCGGAATCGGCCGTGCGCGCACTCGCGGGCATCGAAGTCGACCGCACGGATTACGAACAGAAGGGCGTGGTCGCCTACATCGCGAGCGAACGTCCGCACGAAGACACGACGTGGCAACGCTTCCTGCCGACCGGCCCGCTCGCCTTCCTGCCGTGCACGGCAGGGGCGAGCGGCGAACACCTCAACTCGATCGTGTGGACCTTGCCAAATGCGGAGGCCGATCGCGTGCTGGCGTTGCCGGCCGCGGAATTCGAAGGCGAACTGACGCGCGCGTTCGAGTCGCGCCTGGGCGCGCTGACGCTGCAGTCCAATCGCGTCGCGTTCCCGCTGCGCCGGCAACTCGCGCGCGAATATGCCAAGGGCCGCGTGCTGCTGCTCGGCGACGCGGCGCACGTCGTGCATCCGCTGGCGGGGCAGGGCGTGAACCTGGGCTTGCGCGATGTCGCTGCGTTGGTGGCTTCGGTGACGCAGGCGCAGGCCAGGCGCGCCGATTTCGCGAGCGCGCAACGCATCGCGCGCTGGGCGCGCACGCAACGCAGCGAGAACGCCACGAACGCACACGCCTTCAGCGCGATCAATGCATTGTTCTCGAACGATGCGGTCGCGCCGACCTTGTTGCGAGGGCCCTTGCTCGGCTTGGCCGGCAAGCTGCCGCCGCTCGCGCATGCACTCTGGCGGCATGCGGCTGGCCGATAG
- a CDS encoding glutamine--tRNA ligase/YqeY domain fusion protein, with the protein MRPATQDFIRQIVRDDLAAGRHASIKTRFPPEPNGYLHLGHTRAIWTDFGIAAEFGGVCNLRLDDTNPAKEDPEYVAAIQDDVRWLGYEWHDLRHASDYFEVFYLAAEKLIRQGDAFVCDLTAEQVREYRGTLTEPGRNSPFRNRSVEENLDLFHRMRQGEFPDGARTLRAKIDMASGNINLRDPALYRIKHVAHQNTGDAWPIYPMYDYAHSLSDAVEGITHSLCTLEFEDHRPLYDWCVDKVDLARHPELIAPLLDKGLPFEASKPRQIEFSRLNLNYTVMSKRKLMALVNDGLVDGWDDPRMPSLQGIRRRGYTPSALKTFVQRLGLSKQNSLIDFSVLENTLREDLDAHAPRRMAVLAPLKFVLTNLDEKHEETLRFANHPKDEAQGERNIPFSRELWIERDDFAEVPPKGWKRLVPGGEVRLRGAGIVRCDEVVKDANGEIVELRGWLDPESRPGMEGADRKVKGTIHWVSARHAVPAEVRLYDRLFSVANPDSEAEGKTYRDHLNPDSRQVVRAYVEPAAADAVPEQSFQFERLGYFVADRKDHRSTTPVFNRSVTLRDTWSAKA; encoded by the coding sequence CTGCGGCCCGCCACCCAGGACTTCATCCGCCAGATCGTCCGCGACGACCTCGCGGCCGGCCGCCATGCGTCCATCAAGACGCGCTTCCCGCCCGAGCCCAACGGCTACCTGCACCTCGGGCATACGCGTGCGATCTGGACCGACTTCGGCATCGCCGCCGAGTTCGGCGGCGTGTGCAACCTGCGCCTGGACGACACCAACCCGGCGAAGGAAGACCCCGAGTACGTCGCCGCCATCCAGGACGACGTGCGCTGGCTTGGCTACGAATGGCACGACCTGCGCCACGCCTCGGACTACTTCGAGGTGTTCTACCTCGCGGCCGAGAAGCTCATTCGCCAGGGCGACGCCTTCGTGTGCGACCTCACCGCCGAACAGGTGCGCGAATACCGCGGCACGCTGACCGAACCGGGCCGCAACTCGCCGTTCCGCAACCGCAGCGTCGAGGAGAACCTCGACCTGTTCCACCGCATGCGCCAGGGTGAGTTCCCCGACGGCGCGCGCACGCTGCGCGCGAAGATCGACATGGCCAGCGGCAACATCAACCTGCGCGACCCCGCGCTGTACCGCATCAAGCACGTGGCGCACCAGAACACGGGCGACGCGTGGCCGATCTACCCGATGTACGACTACGCGCACTCGCTGAGCGACGCGGTGGAAGGCATCACGCACTCGCTGTGCACGCTGGAGTTCGAGGACCACCGCCCGCTGTACGACTGGTGCGTGGACAAGGTCGATCTCGCGCGCCACCCGGAACTGATCGCGCCGCTGCTCGACAAAGGCCTGCCGTTCGAGGCGAGCAAGCCGCGCCAGATCGAGTTCTCACGCCTGAACCTCAACTACACCGTGATGAGCAAGCGCAAGCTGATGGCGCTGGTCAACGACGGCCTGGTCGATGGTTGGGACGATCCGCGCATGCCGAGCCTGCAGGGCATCCGCCGCCGTGGTTACACGCCTTCTGCGCTGAAGACCTTCGTGCAGCGCCTGGGCCTGTCGAAGCAGAACTCGCTGATCGACTTCTCGGTGCTCGAGAACACGCTGCGCGAAGACCTCGACGCGCACGCGCCGCGCCGCATGGCCGTGCTCGCGCCACTCAAGTTCGTGCTCACCAACCTCGACGAGAAGCACGAGGAGACGCTGCGCTTCGCGAACCATCCGAAGGACGAAGCGCAGGGCGAACGCAACATCCCGTTCTCGCGAGAGCTGTGGATCGAGCGCGACGATTTCGCCGAAGTCCCGCCGAAGGGCTGGAAGCGCCTGGTGCCGGGCGGCGAAGTGCGCCTGCGCGGCGCGGGCATCGTGCGTTGCGATGAGGTCGTCAAGGACGCGAACGGCGAGATCGTCGAACTCCGCGGCTGGCTCGATCCCGAATCGCGCCCCGGCATGGAAGGCGCCGACCGCAAGGTGAAGGGCACGATCCACTGGGTCAGCGCGCGCCACGCGGTGCCGGCCGAAGTGCGTTTGTACGATCGCCTCTTCAGCGTCGCCAATCCGGACAGCGAAGCGGAAGGCAAGACCTACCGCGATCATCTGAATCCCGATTCGCGCCAGGTCGTGCGCGCGTACGTGGAGCCGGCGGCCGCCGATGCCGTGCCCGAGCAGAGCTTCCAGTTCGAACGCCTCGGCTACTTCGTCGCCGATCGCAAGGACCATCGCAGCACCACGCCGGTGTTCAACCGCAGCGTGACCTTGCGCGATACGTGGAGCGCGAAGGCATGA
- a CDS encoding peroxiredoxin — MLTVGDKFPQFNLKATVSNDLSTAFVDIDNNTYKGKWLVVFFYPKDFTFVCPTEITGFAKLDQAFKDRDAQLLTGSTDSEFVHHAWRTHHKDLNSLPFPMLADIKRELTSALGILGSDGVAQRATFIVDPNGEIQFVYVTAGSVGRNPEEVLRVLDALQTDELCPCNWKQGEQTLKVA, encoded by the coding sequence ATGCTGACCGTCGGCGACAAGTTCCCGCAGTTCAACCTCAAGGCCACCGTCTCGAACGACCTGTCCACGGCGTTCGTCGACATCGACAACAACACCTACAAGGGCAAGTGGCTGGTCGTGTTCTTCTACCCGAAGGACTTCACCTTCGTGTGCCCGACGGAAATCACCGGCTTCGCCAAGCTCGACCAGGCGTTCAAGGACCGCGATGCGCAGTTGCTGACCGGCTCGACCGACAGCGAGTTCGTGCACCACGCCTGGCGCACGCACCACAAGGACCTCAACAGCCTGCCGTTCCCGATGCTGGCCGACATCAAGCGCGAGCTCACCTCGGCGCTGGGCATCCTCGGTTCGGACGGCGTGGCGCAGCGCGCGACGTTCATCGTCGACCCGAACGGCGAGATCCAGTTCGTCTACGTGACCGCCGGCAGCGTCGGCCGCAATCCGGAAGAAGTGCTGCGCGTGCTCGATGCGCTGCAGACCGACGAGCTGTGCCCGTGCAACTGGAAGCAGGGCGAGCAGACCCTCAAGGTCGCCTGA
- a CDS encoding glutathione S-transferase family protein has translation MLTLVIGNKNYSSWSLRAWLVLTEFGVRFDEVRLLMDTPEFADVIQRWAPNRRVPALHDNDLVVWDSLAICEYVNERFLDGRGWPRDVAARAHARSAAAEMHSGFMAVRKQMPMNMRRTPDNYRWDAEADKDIARIQQIWRDLRHQHGQGGPFLCGEFSIVDAMYAPVVSRFLSYGVEMDDNARAFADAIQSLEGWKAWRAAGEVETEYLEDTEKFRA, from the coding sequence ATGCTGACCCTCGTCATCGGCAACAAGAACTACTCCTCCTGGTCGCTGCGCGCCTGGCTGGTCCTCACCGAATTCGGCGTGCGTTTCGACGAAGTGCGCCTGCTCATGGACACGCCGGAATTCGCGGACGTGATCCAGCGCTGGGCCCCCAACCGCCGCGTGCCCGCGTTGCACGACAACGATCTGGTCGTCTGGGATTCGCTGGCCATCTGCGAATACGTGAACGAGCGTTTCCTCGATGGCCGCGGCTGGCCGCGCGACGTCGCCGCCCGCGCGCATGCGCGCTCGGCCGCGGCGGAAATGCATTCGGGCTTCATGGCCGTGCGCAAGCAGATGCCGATGAACATGCGCCGCACGCCGGACAACTATCGCTGGGACGCGGAGGCGGACAAGGACATCGCGCGCATCCAGCAGATCTGGCGCGACCTGCGCCACCAGCACGGCCAGGGCGGTCCGTTCCTGTGCGGTGAGTTCTCGATCGTCGATGCGATGTATGCGCCGGTGGTCTCGCGCTTCCTGTCCTACGGCGTGGAGATGGACGACAACGCGCGCGCGTTCGCCGATGCCATCCAGTCGCTCGAAGGTTGGAAGGCGTGGCGCGCGGCGGGCGAGGTCGAAACGGAATACCTGGAAGACACCGAGAAATTCCGTGCGTGA
- a CDS encoding nucleoside deaminase codes for MLYAQLHLTLPAWVHDAVDTSRAYTADEDKVLLAIDLSRRNIDARTGGPFGAAVFGPDDRIIAVGVNRVLPHACSLAHAETMAYMLAQQRTQRPRLNESAPGERVGPIVIATSAQPCCQCYGATFWAGVDALLIGARSEDVMRLTEFDEGPLPQDWVGELERRGIAVTRDLHRDAACEVLREYGAAGGTFY; via the coding sequence ATGTTGTACGCGCAACTGCATCTCACATTGCCTGCCTGGGTGCACGACGCCGTCGACACCAGCCGCGCCTATACCGCGGACGAAGACAAGGTGCTGCTCGCGATCGACCTCTCGCGCCGCAACATCGACGCGCGCACGGGCGGCCCGTTCGGTGCCGCCGTGTTCGGTCCGGACGATCGCATCATCGCCGTGGGCGTGAACCGCGTCCTGCCGCATGCCTGCTCGCTCGCGCACGCCGAAACGATGGCCTACATGCTCGCGCAGCAACGCACGCAGCGTCCGCGCCTCAACGAATCGGCACCCGGCGAACGCGTCGGTCCGATCGTGATCGCCACGTCGGCGCAACCGTGCTGCCAGTGCTACGGCGCCACGTTCTGGGCGGGCGTCGATGCGTTGCTGATCGGCGCGCGCTCGGAAGACGTGATGCGCCTGACCGAATTCGACGAAGGCCCGCTGCCGCAGGACTGGGTGGGCGAACTCGAACGCCGCGGCATCGCCGTCACGCGCGACCTGCACCGCGACGCCGCCTGCGAGGTGTTGCGCGAATACGGCGCCGCCGGCGGCACGTTCTACTGA
- the oxyR gene encoding DNA-binding transcriptional regulator OxyR: protein MNLRDLRYLVALADHKHFGRAAAASFVSQPTLSTQIRKLEDELGVALVERAPRKVMLTPAGRDIAERARRIVAEVEQMREAARRSQDPEAGTVRLGLFPTLGPYLLPHVVPGIRARFPKLELLLVEEKSDVILSRLRDGRLDAGLLALPIHDDQLHTEFLFEEPFLLAVPETHPFAKRDSLSLKDLADQRLLLLEDGHCLRDQALDVCQLAGAGEMRDFQATSLETLRQMVAANVGVTLLPTLAVKPPVARSKDIHLLGFRDSRPSRQIAMVWRRSSAMGGFLMQLADVFRQLPQELFTPTADLATPAAPKKKSVAGKGKRA from the coding sequence GTGAACCTGCGCGACCTCCGCTATCTCGTCGCCCTCGCCGACCACAAGCATTTCGGCCGCGCCGCCGCGGCCAGCTTCGTGAGCCAGCCGACCTTGTCCACGCAGATCCGCAAGCTCGAGGACGAACTCGGCGTCGCGCTGGTCGAACGCGCGCCGCGCAAGGTGATGCTGACGCCGGCCGGCCGCGACATCGCCGAACGTGCGCGGCGCATCGTCGCGGAAGTGGAGCAGATGCGCGAAGCCGCGCGCCGCTCGCAGGACCCCGAAGCCGGCACGGTGCGCCTCGGCCTGTTCCCCACGCTGGGCCCCTACCTCTTGCCGCACGTGGTGCCGGGCATCCGCGCGCGCTTTCCGAAACTCGAACTGCTGCTGGTCGAGGAGAAGAGCGACGTCATCCTGTCGCGCCTGCGCGACGGACGCCTGGATGCCGGCCTGCTTGCGCTGCCGATCCACGACGATCAGTTGCACACCGAATTCCTGTTCGAAGAACCCTTCCTGCTCGCGGTGCCGGAAACGCATCCCTTCGCAAAGCGCGATTCGCTTTCGCTGAAGGATCTCGCCGACCAGCGCCTGTTGCTGCTCGAGGACGGCCACTGCCTGCGCGACCAGGCGCTCGACGTCTGCCAGCTCGCGGGCGCGGGCGAAATGCGCGACTTCCAGGCCACGAGCCTGGAAACGTTGCGACAGATGGTGGCCGCCAACGTCGGCGTGACGTTGCTGCCGACACTGGCCGTCAAACCGCCCGTGGCGCGTTCGAAGGACATCCACCTGTTGGGCTTCCGCGATTCGCGGCCGTCCCGGCAGATCGCGATGGTGTGGCGACGCAGTTCGGCGATGGGCGGATTCCTGATGCAACTGGCGGATGTATTCCGGCAACTGCCGCAGGAGTTGTTCACGCCAACGGCTGACCTGGCGACGCCCGCCGCCCCAAAGAAGAAGAGCGTTGCAGGAAAAGGAAAGCGCGCATGA
- a CDS encoding DMT family transporter yields MRDDGSGVTHMAAPRGPLLAMLLGAVLISTSAVFVKWVHIGPTASAFWRMALAAGMLVPFVVVAVRRGGGAWKPTPRVLALVAIAAAFFSLDLWMWHRSILYVGVGMATLLGNFQVFALASYGAWVLGERGGWHLWVGLLLALGGLALMLVPGWEGFDARFHAGVGFGLGTAAAYAGFLIAFRKAQATRGTAPNETLLLWMSAITALLLLPMVLVGGEALPPQGGADWGALVAYAFIAQVCGWLVIGRAMPRLSAGVLGLCLLLQPLLAYVWDMLLFGTRLDGLGWIGLALSLIGIFLGLTRRA; encoded by the coding sequence GTGCGTGACGATGGTTCGGGCGTGACCCACATGGCCGCGCCGCGCGGCCCGCTGCTCGCCATGCTGCTGGGCGCAGTGCTGATCAGCACCTCGGCGGTGTTCGTGAAGTGGGTGCACATCGGGCCGACGGCGTCGGCGTTCTGGCGCATGGCGCTCGCGGCGGGAATGCTCGTGCCGTTCGTGGTCGTCGCGGTGCGGCGCGGCGGCGGCGCGTGGAAGCCGACGCCGCGCGTGCTGGCGCTGGTCGCCATCGCGGCCGCGTTCTTCTCGCTCGACCTGTGGATGTGGCACCGGAGCATCCTGTACGTCGGCGTCGGCATGGCCACGCTGCTCGGCAACTTCCAGGTGTTCGCGCTCGCCAGTTACGGCGCGTGGGTGCTCGGCGAACGTGGCGGCTGGCATTTGTGGGTCGGCTTGCTGCTGGCGCTGGGCGGCCTTGCGCTGATGCTCGTGCCCGGTTGGGAGGGCTTCGACGCGCGCTTCCATGCGGGCGTCGGTTTCGGACTGGGCACCGCGGCGGCCTACGCGGGATTCCTCATCGCCTTTCGCAAGGCGCAGGCGACGCGAGGCACGGCGCCGAACGAAACATTGCTCCTGTGGATGTCCGCCATCACCGCGCTGCTGTTGTTGCCGATGGTCCTCGTCGGCGGCGAAGCCTTGCCGCCGCAGGGCGGCGCCGATTGGGGCGCGCTGGTCGCTTATGCCTTCATCGCGCAGGTCTGCGGTTGGCTCGTGATCGGCCGTGCGATGCCGCGGTTGTCGGCGGGCGTGCTCGGCTTGTGCCTGCTGCTGCAGCCTTTGCTCGCTTACGTGTGGGACATGCTGCTGTTCGGCACGCGGCTGGATGGCCTGGGCTGGATCGGCCTGGCGCTTTCGCTGATCGGCATCTTCCTCGGCCTGACGCGCCGCGCGTGA
- a CDS encoding EF-hand domain-containing protein — MTHRFPTVSPLMRALVATGALFAMSAAFAQDPYSATPQQAPQAQMPPTPPTPPTPPVPPEPPTPMPPEPMAPMAPMAPMAPMPAPEAAPATSAMPASAPTGATVRSVPPDSISSNYHIDFDALDKNHDGSLSRAEVKASGNDDLMREFKAVDNNHNGRLSKDELKGWMD; from the coding sequence ATGACCCATCGTTTCCCCACGGTTTCACCGCTCATGCGCGCGCTGGTCGCGACCGGCGCGTTGTTCGCGATGAGTGCTGCGTTCGCGCAGGATCCGTATTCGGCGACACCACAGCAGGCACCGCAGGCGCAGATGCCACCGACGCCTCCGACCCCGCCGACGCCCCCCGTTCCGCCGGAACCGCCGACGCCGATGCCGCCGGAACCGATGGCACCGATGGCACCGATGGCACCGATGGCCCCCATGCCGGCGCCGGAAGCCGCGCCCGCGACGAGTGCGATGCCCGCGAGCGCGCCGACGGGTGCCACCGTGCGTTCGGTGCCGCCGGATTCGATCTCGTCCAACTACCACATCGATTTCGATGCCCTGGACAAGAACCACGACGGCAGCCTCAGCCGCGCCGAAGTGAAGGCCAGCGGCAACGACGACCTGATGCGCGAGTTCAAGGCCGTGGACAACAACCACAACGGCCGGCTGTCCAAGGACGAATTGAAGGGCTGGATGGACTGA
- the rlmM gene encoding 23S rRNA (cytidine(2498)-2'-O)-methyltransferase RlmM produces MEDARANGLLCYCRPGFEPELAAELGERAANAGDAGWARAERNTGFVQFFTGQGHALAQALPLRDLIFARQKLRLLAELRGLDAKDRITPIIAALFERAAFGDLVVEHPDSDEARPLAGLARSFGNALRPALRKAGLLTPTVDADQPRLHVCFLTGDHALLATGHPRDASPWPAGIPRLRTPPDAPSRSALKLDEALLVLLTPDERARWLQPGMRAADLGAAPGGWTWVLARNGLHVTAIDNGPLREHVLDTGLVEHLRADGFRWSPAKPLDWMVCDMVESPKRVASRMAEWFREGWCRHAIFNLKLPMKKRWDETRDCLALFEAQSQRPLRIRAKQLYHDREEITVFAMVAPH; encoded by the coding sequence TTGGAAGACGCACGCGCCAACGGATTGCTGTGCTATTGCCGCCCGGGATTCGAACCCGAGCTCGCCGCCGAACTCGGCGAACGCGCGGCGAACGCGGGCGACGCCGGCTGGGCGCGCGCCGAGCGCAACACCGGCTTCGTCCAGTTCTTCACCGGCCAAGGGCATGCGCTTGCACAAGCCCTGCCCTTGCGCGATCTGATTTTCGCGCGCCAGAAACTCCGCCTGCTCGCGGAGCTGCGCGGGCTCGATGCGAAGGACCGGATCACGCCGATCATTGCGGCCTTGTTCGAGCGCGCTGCATTCGGCGACCTGGTGGTCGAACATCCCGATTCGGATGAAGCGCGACCGCTCGCGGGCCTCGCGCGCAGTTTCGGCAACGCGTTGCGCCCGGCGCTGCGCAAGGCCGGCCTGCTCACGCCGACGGTCGACGCGGACCAGCCACGCCTGCACGTGTGCTTCCTCACCGGCGACCACGCCTTGCTCGCCACGGGCCATCCGCGCGATGCCTCACCTTGGCCTGCCGGCATTCCGCGCCTGCGCACCCCGCCCGATGCGCCCTCGCGTTCCGCGCTGAAACTCGACGAAGCGCTGCTCGTGCTGCTCACGCCAGACGAGCGTGCGCGCTGGCTGCAACCCGGCATGCGCGCGGCGGACCTCGGCGCCGCACCGGGCGGTTGGACGTGGGTGCTCGCACGCAACGGCTTGCACGTCACCGCGATCGACAACGGGCCGCTGCGCGAACACGTGCTCGATACGGGCCTGGTCGAACACCTGCGCGCCGATGGTTTCCGCTGGTCGCCGGCCAAACCGCTCGACTGGATGGTGTGCGACATGGTCGAGTCGCCCAAGCGCGTCGCATCGCGCATGGCGGAATGGTTCCGCGAAGGCTGGTGCCGCCACGCGATCTTCAACCTCAAGCTGCCGATGAAGAAGCGCTGGGACGAAACGCGCGACTGCCTGGCCTTGTTCGAAGCACAATCGCAGCGGCCGCTGCGCATCCGCGCCAAGCAGCTCTATCACGATCGCGAAGAGATCACGGTGTTCGCCATGGTCGCGCCGCACTGA
- a CDS encoding diguanylate cyclase, whose translation MAVWSEGAAALAQRLSAPRRVAEGDAVHVPASEAPVRIHLALQRRSDAASHLWLQRAMVDEIWLERGKWRSASQSFFHPDPDGPAFPAGYVLELPPGDADAAFEGRDVDLLVRSHTSVVLRPQARTDDEIELARQRTGVLAGALYASLGVLAIVALSLFAAVRDRVYLALLAFAASALAWLTASNGHLYAWPGLGWLAFWGAQGVWALALLHCAAGTWLAQRYAELDIAAPRVNRAADWLRMGALGIAAVSVLRIDVLAGAVHWTTMVFGAATLGVGIASAYSAVRQRIWNSLSVFTMVLVLAGACALRGFTVLGLAGFWVRYGPQLALTVCVLLLTIGMIGRVAHVRDERDRERLARGDSERRLEREAARAELVQQLQRRLRELPAGDLEWAAFRTVFERLLPLLRLDSAALVAYGFHGFDLLLAEPITRKPHYTELVSSRVGMMKGLARMQAPVQLQLGNGDNDASHCLYAVVSLPIRAPGWGAMLLQRMDGSSFSDEELALASEFGRLAVQHADEAAAALNLRRSAELDALTGAFNRRTIDLWLSRCFAEAHRDDALLSVLFVDIDHFKSINDSHGHAAGDACLRQVSDVLRKELHVTDLLGRYGGEEFVIVLPGRNGDGARQLGERIRAAIELLRLDYEGKPIRLTVSVGVATRLPRESDPAAAVARADQALYAAKRAGRNRVNVAPAVFS comes from the coding sequence ATGGCGGTCTGGTCCGAAGGCGCGGCCGCGCTCGCCCAGCGCTTGTCCGCGCCGCGGCGCGTCGCCGAGGGGGACGCGGTCCACGTGCCGGCATCCGAAGCGCCCGTCCGGATCCACCTTGCGCTCCAGCGCCGAAGCGACGCCGCGAGTCACTTGTGGCTGCAGCGGGCCATGGTCGACGAGATTTGGCTCGAACGCGGGAAGTGGCGCAGCGCGTCGCAATCCTTCTTCCACCCCGATCCGGACGGCCCGGCGTTCCCGGCCGGCTACGTGTTGGAGCTTCCGCCGGGCGACGCCGACGCTGCCTTCGAAGGTCGCGACGTCGACCTGTTGGTGCGCAGCCACACCTCGGTCGTGCTGCGCCCGCAGGCGCGGACCGACGATGAGATCGAACTGGCGCGCCAGCGCACAGGCGTCCTGGCCGGGGCGCTCTACGCGAGCCTCGGCGTGTTGGCGATCGTCGCCCTGTCGTTGTTCGCTGCGGTGCGCGATCGCGTGTATTTGGCGCTGCTCGCGTTCGCTGCGAGTGCGCTCGCCTGGCTCACCGCCTCCAATGGACATCTGTATGCGTGGCCGGGCCTGGGCTGGCTCGCCTTCTGGGGCGCGCAGGGCGTGTGGGCGCTGGCCTTGCTGCACTGCGCCGCCGGGACCTGGTTGGCGCAGCGCTATGCGGAACTCGACATCGCCGCGCCACGCGTCAATCGCGCGGCCGATTGGCTGCGGATGGGCGCGCTCGGTATCGCCGCGGTGTCGGTGTTGCGCATCGACGTCCTCGCCGGTGCAGTGCACTGGACCACGATGGTGTTCGGCGCGGCGACGCTCGGCGTCGGCATCGCGAGTGCGTATTCCGCCGTGCGGCAGCGCATCTGGAACAGCCTCTCGGTGTTCACGATGGTGCTGGTGCTCGCCGGTGCCTGCGCGTTGCGCGGCTTCACGGTGCTCGGGCTGGCGGGCTTCTGGGTGCGCTACGGACCGCAGCTCGCGCTGACCGTGTGCGTGCTGCTGTTGACCATCGGCATGATCGGGCGCGTGGCCCACGTGCGCGACGAACGCGATCGCGAGCGCCTGGCGCGCGGCGACAGCGAACGCCGCCTCGAACGCGAAGCCGCGCGCGCCGAGCTCGTGCAGCAACTGCAGCGACGCCTGCGCGAACTGCCCGCGGGCGACCTGGAGTGGGCGGCGTTCCGCACCGTGTTCGAACGCCTGCTGCCGCTGCTGCGCCTGGATTCGGCGGCGCTCGTCGCCTACGGCTTCCACGGATTCGACCTGCTGCTCGCCGAACCGATCACGCGCAAGCCGCACTACACCGAACTGGTGTCCTCGCGCGTGGGCATGATGAAAGGCCTGGCGCGCATGCAGGCGCCGGTGCAGTTGCAGTTGGGCAACGGCGACAACGACGCGTCGCACTGCCTGTACGCCGTCGTGTCCTTGCCGATCCGCGCACCGGGCTGGGGCGCGATGTTGCTGCAACGCATGGACGGTTCGAGCTTCAGCGACGAAGAGCTCGCGCTGGCCAGCGAGTTCGGGCGCCTGGCCGTGCAGCACGCCGACGAAGCCGCGGCCGCGCTCAACCTGCGCCGCTCGGCCGAACTCGATGCGCTCACCGGGGCGTTCAACCGCCGCACGATCGACCTGTGGCTCTCGCGCTGCTTCGCCGAAGCGCATCGCGACGACGCGCTGCTGTCGGTGTTGTTCGTCGACATCGACCATTTCAAATCGATCAACGACTCGCACGGACACGCCGCGGGCGATGCCTGCCTGCGCCAGGTGTCCGACGTGCTGCGCAAGGAATTGCACGTCACTGACCTGCTGGGCCGCTACGGCGGCGAGGAATTCGTGATCGTGCTGCCCGGGCGCAACGGCGACGGGGCGCGCCAGCTCGGCGAGCGCATCCGCGCGGCGATCGAACTGCTGCGCCTGGATTACGAAGGCAAGCCGATCCGCCTGACGGTCAGCGTCGGCGTCGCCACGCGTTTGCCGCGCGAGTCCGATCCGGCCGCCGCCGTGGCCCGCGCCGACCAGGCCCTGTATGCGGCCAAGCGGGCCGGCCGCAATCGCGTCAACGTGGCCCCGGCGGTGTTCAGCTGA